In the genome of Candidatus Atribacteria bacterium ADurb.Bin276, the window TTTCGGCTCAAAAGTGGTAGTTACCGGGGATATAACTCAAGTTGACCTCCCATCTGGAAAAAATTCCGGTCTCATGGTAATACAGAAAATACTTGCCGATGTTTCTGGTGTCGAGTTTATCTATTTAACCGAGAAGGATGTGGTACGACATCAACTCGTCCAGAAGATCATCCAAGCCTATGAAAAATTCGAAAAGAACCTTCCAACTCAAGAAAAAAGTACTTGATTTTTTTACTTCTATTTTTATTCGTCTCCGAGCCATTCTTACTTTTCAATTTTGGAATTACCCCCTGTATGGACTGGGCCTCTTTTTCGTCCTTTGGGTTTCCTATTCAATGGGAGGCGTAGTGCTCAGTGAAGGCCAGATTGCTCCGAGAGATATCTTTGTTAGAAAAACCATTGAAATTGTTGACGTTAAAGCGACAGAGGAACGAAAAAACGCTTTGCTGGCTGAGTTAGTGCCGATTTTTCGAATTGATGAAAGCTTTACCCAAGAGCTTAAAAAAGAATATACCACCTTTTTTCAAGAATTAGAAGCCATTCGCAATACTGTTACTACTCCATCAATTTCCTTTGAAAGGAAAGAGGAATTTTTTCGCGAATGGAAAATTACTCCAGGAGTTTTCGAGTGGTTTATTGAAACAAATCCAGAAAAGTATGAAAGGATAAAAGAGGTATTTTTCTTAAACATGGAGAAAAACCTCGGTCAACCCATACGTGAAGGAGATGTTGAACAAAAAATTTTAGAGAGTTATTCAGCATATGAAAGAATGAATTTAGAGGTTGACGAAATTCGCGTCTTGAATTTGCTAACCTCCCGCTTTTTAAAGCCAAATGCCAGAATAGATATAACTGAAACCGAGAAACAGCGGGAACTAGTTATAAAAAATATCGAACCGGTTAAACGATATATTCAAAAAGGTCAAATTTTAGTCAAAAAAGGAACCATTGTTACTCATACCGACTTAGAAAGTCTTCGTGCTTTAGGATTAGTCGGTGAACAATATGAATCTTACTTATTAGTTGCCCTGGGAATTCTAATTGTTTTTACTTTAGTGTTTGAATATTCTTTTATTAAAAAATTTATTGCGGAAATCATCCAGAGGAACTCTCTTCTTTTAATTCGAATCCTTACTGCAATTGGGGTTATTGCTCTAAATGCTTTATCTCTTCGCTTTTCTTGGTATTTGATTTTATTAGCGGCAGTCCCATTTATTCTCTATACTTTGATGGGAAGAAATTTGGCTTTATGTGAATCACTCATTTTGTTTCCTCTTTTAATGTGGGGGGAAAGGGCTGATTTTATGCGGAGCTTTTATATCTTTATGAATCTTTTTTTGCCGCTGTTTTTGTTGGACAAAACTATTAAACGCCGCGATCTGGTAAAAACCGGTTTTTGGATAGCCCTGGCAAACATACTGATGGTGATAATATTTGGTTTGCAGGAGGGAAATGCTCCTTTAGAATTCCTCGTCAATTCGGTTTATGGATTTGGAGGAGCTATCATTGCTTCAATCGCAGCCTTGGGTGGGATATCCTTGTTTGAGACCACCTTTCATGTCGCTACGGATTTTCGCCTTTTGGAATTGGTCAACCCCACCCATCCATTACTTAAACGCTTGATGATGGAGGCTCCTGGAACTTATAGCCACAGTCTTATGATGGCCAATCTTGCTGAAGCTGCTGCCGATGCTATCGGAGCAAATCCACTATTGGCTCGAGCCGGTGCCTATTACCATGATATTGGTAAAATCAAGCGACCCTATTTTTTCATCGAAAATCAAATGAGTGAAAATATCCATAATCGCCTTTCTCCCCATCTAAGTACGCTGGTGATTCAAAACCATCTCAAAGATGGATTGGAAATAGCTCGGAAATACCATTTACCAGTTGAAATTCAAAACATTATTCAAAGCCACCACGGAAATACCGTAATGCGGTATTTTTATGATAAAGCAATCAAACAAAAGAAAGATGATGTAACTGATACCGAGTTTCGTTATCCAGGACCTCTTCCCAAAACCCAGGAAGAAGTTCTCATTTTTTTAGCCGATAGCGTTGAAGCTGCTATCCGGAGTGCAAATAATCTCAATTCTAGTCGGTTGGAAGCAATAGTAAATGGAATAGTTCAAAATTATCTCAAAGATGGGCAACTGGATGATTCACCGCTTACCATGCGGGATATTCATAAAATTTCTGATGCCTTTGTTATGATATTAAGTGGGATGTTCCATGCCAGAGTTCCTTATCCGGAAAATACGGTGAATGGTGAGGACAAGGGCAGTAAGGGAGATTAATTTCTATTCTAGAAATGCAGTTACTTGTTAAAGGCTAAGAATTTAGAATAACTGACCTGGATATCAATTGGGACTTTCACCCGCATCCTCAACTTCTCCCATCAAGTGAGAAGGAAGTAGAATGAGTAAAGGCAATCATACCTATCGATAAATTAAAAGGAGTCGATGATGGCTACTGTTATCGTGAACCGTTCATCAAAAGAAGCTACTCTCTCTCGTGCAGTAATAAAAAAAATCGTCGATTATGTTTGTGAATTGGAGAATCGTGAGATTCTTGGAAAGTTGAGCATCGCCTTTGTAAGTCTTGATGAGATAAGGGCTTTGAAAAAAGAATTTTTTCATCAGAATATCGATACCGATGTCATATCTTTTTTTTATGGAACGGAAGAACCGGACGAAGTATGGGGAGAAATCATTATTTGTCCGGAAAAAGCAAGAGAATATGCTAACACCTATGGGACTAAATATGAAAATGAACAAAAGTTACTTCTCATTCATGGTCTTTTACATATATTGGGTTACGATGACATTGACGCGAAAAAAAAACATATCATGGAAACTAGACAAAACTATATTCTTGAGCAATTTCTTACTGCAGAAAAACGCGATCTATTAGTAATATCAGCCCAAAAAGCACAACATTATGCCTATGCCCCTTATTCGCTCTTCCCGGTAGGTGCAGCCTTGGAAACCTGTGATGGTAAAGTGATTCAAGGGGGAAACATTGAAAACGCTTCTCTGGGGTTGTCGGTATGTGCCGAAAGAGTTGCTCTTTTTAAAGCAGTTTCTATGGGATTTGCTACCTTCACTCGACTGGCAGTAATATCTTCCGATCAAGATTATTGTCTTCCTTGTGGTGCCTGTCGGCAAGTTTTGCATGAGTTTGCGCCTCATCTTGAAATCTTAGCTGCCCGACAGGAGGGAGATTATCAGGTTTACATTTTAGATGAACTCCTCCCCAATCCCTTTCAGTTCAATCCCGAAAAAGGGAGATAAGCCATGGAAGATCGGGCTAGCTTTCGTTCAGGTTTTGTAACCATTTGGGGGAGACCAAATGTTGGGAAATCTACTCTCCTCAATAGCATTTTAAAATATAAAATTACCATTGTCAGTGATAAACCTCAAACCACACGAAAAAATATAAAAGGAATTTTAAATCACCCCGATTGTCAAATCGTTTTTATCGATACCCCTGGGCTTCATGTTCCGGTTGACCCCCTTGGCGAATTCCTTTCCAATCAATGGAAAAGTTCGCTTTTCGATGCCGATTGTTTGCTCTATTTAACCAACCCTGGTGTTTCGGTTGATACTGACGAAATCTATCTAAAAGAGATCCGAAATTTTCCCCATCCGGTCCTATTAATCGTGAATAAAATTGATTTATTTAAAAAGGGAACAATTCAAAAAACCATTCATGAATTTTCTCAACATTTTTCTTTTCACGATATTCTTGAGGTTTCAGCTTTAACAGGTGTCGGACTGGAACAATTAATCCAGAAAATCCGCGACCTTCTTCCCATCAGTCCACCCTATTTTGATGAGGAACAAATATCTGACGTCTATGAAAGAGATATTGTTGGGGAAATGATTCGTGAAAAAGTTTGGCATCATATTCATCAAGAAGTTCCTTATGGGGTGGAAGTACGGGTTGAAGAATTTAAAGAGAAGGAGAATTTGGTATCTATACGGGCTATAATTTATGTTGAAAAGGATTCCCATCGTAAAATTATAATCGGAGGGAAGGGAAGCATGATTAAAAGAATTGGTTCAGATGCCAGAAAAGACTTGGAGGAATTTTTTGGGGTAAAAGTGTTTTTAGATCTATGGGTTAAAACTCAGCTGAATTGGAGAAAAAAACCCGCTGTCTTAAGAAGATGGGGTTATACAATCCGATGATGAAAACTGGTCGTTACTGGAAAGATCAGGGAATTGTTTTAAAAAGTATAAATTTTGGTGAATTAGATAGAATTGTCACCCTCTTTACTCGAAAAAAGGGGAAGATTAACGTTATTGCCAAAGGAGCTAGGAAGGTTGGAAACCGATTTGGTCCGGCTCTTGATTGCCCGGCAATTTCGAATTTTATGTTTTATAATGGTCGAGGAATGCCGGTTCTTTCTCAAGCGGAAATTGTGGATTGTCATCGAGAAATCGGCAAGAAAACCAATCAGTGGGTTTTTGCCAATTATCTTTTATTTGCAATTGATCGTTGTTATGAACCGGAAGAGTCCGATGAAAGGATTTTTGAAACCGTTCTCTTTTATCTTGATTTATCTACGAAGTGTGAGAACTTTTATATTTTAGCCTTAAAATTTCGTATCGACTTAATTCGTTTTTTGGGTTTTTTGCCTCGGATACGATCTTGTGCGGTTTGTGGGAAACCTTTTAAAAAAATTCCTCAAGGATGGAGTGTTGCATCAGGTGGAATGATTTGTGAAAAATGTTTCTCTTCGATAGCCGATATTCATTATTTACCTCCGAATATGATGACTCTCTTGGCGAAGTTAATGACTTTTTCCTGTGCCTCGTGTTTATCGATTCAACTGAGAGAAAACCAGTTTGCCTATCTTGATCGATTCGTATCTGAGTATCTCACTTATCATGTTGGAAAAAAAATTACCGAATGGAAAATATTTCTCGAGCGTTTTCAAGAAGCAAGTTGACACCCATAAAGGCAACTGATATATTAATACCTTGGTGTGTTTTTTGGGTAGGTGATGATACCATATACTTTCAAGATATAATTTTAACCCTCAGTCAATTTTGGAAAAAAAACGGCTGCATCATACAACAACCATATGATATTGAAGTTGGTGCTGGAACCATGAACCCGGCAACCTTTCTCAGGGTGATTGGACCAGAACCCTGGGGTGTTGCCTATTGCGAGCCTTCACGACGGCCAGCCGATGGACGTTATGGAGAAAATCCTAACCGTCTATACCAGCACTATCAATATCAAGTAATTATCAAGCCATCACCATCCGATATCCAGGATATTTATCTCAACAGTTTATATGAGTTAGGCATTAATCCTGCTGAACACGATATCCGCTTTGTTGAGGATAACTGGGAATCTCCCACTCTGGGAGCCTGGGGCTTAGGGTGGGAAGTGTGGTTGGATGGTATGGAAATCACCCAGTTTACCTACTTTCAGCAAGCTGGAGGTTTGGACCTAAAACCGATATCAGTGGAAATAACCTATGGTTTAGAACGAATCACCATGTATTTACAAGAGAAAGAGAATGTTTTTGATATTCAGTGGAACGAAATCCTCACTTATGGTGATGTTCGCTGGCAGGAAGAAAGAGAGCACTCGATTTATAGCTTTGAGCATAATGGAACTGATATTCTTTTTAAACTTTTTGAGTCTTATGAAAAGGAAGCTCAGCGGCTCTTAGAAAGAGAAATGGTTATGCCCGCTTATGATTATATATTGAAATGTTCTCATACTTTTAATCTTCTTGACTCTCGGGGTGGAATCAGTGTCCTGGAAAGAAGTCAGTATATGGGGAGAATTCGACAATTAGCCAACCAGTGCGCCCGCCTTTATTATCAACAAAGAGAAAAAATGGGTTTTCCCTGGTTAAAAAAGTCAAATTAGGTTAAGGTAAATCATGACTGATAAAAGAGATTTCCTTTTAGAAGTTGGAGTTGAAGAACTGCCTTCGAGTCTGATACCTTCGATATTTGAAGAAACCAAAAGTAGGTTTATCGAAAAATTGAAGGAATCACGGCTCCATTATGAGGATTTATATTTAGTCGGTACACCCCGACGAGTTGCCCTTATCATCAAGGGATTACAAGAACACCAAGAACCTTTGATTATGAAAGTAAAAGGACCAGCGGCCAAGGTTGGTTTTTCTCCGGATGGAAAAGCTCTTCAACCAGCACTGGCATTTGCGCGGGCTCAAGGGATCGACCCTCAAGACCTTTTTATAAAAGAAACCGAAAGAGGGAAATATGTTTTTGGGAAAAAAGTGAGAGTTGGACAACCAACCAAAGAAGTATTGATCCAAATCTGTCCTATCATTTTACGTTCTTTAAACTTTCCTCGTTCCATGCTTTGGGGAGAGGGAAATTATCGTTTTGTTCGTCCCATCCGATGGTTGGTAGCACTTTTTGGAGAAGATGAAATTCCGTTTTCGGTAGCTGGTGTTTCTGCTTCTCGTTTCACTCACGGACATCGATTTTTATCAAAAAACTCTCAGGTTTTACACAAATCAACAGATTATATTCCAGTTTTGGGAAGCCTCAAGGTTATAGTGGATCCGGCCCAAAGAAGAACAATGATTGAAGAAGCGTTAGATAGAGAAGCCAAAAAGATTGGCGGTCATTGGTTGAAAGATGAGGGCCTTATTAATGAAGTTACTTTTTTAGTAGAATATCCCGATGCAGCTTTGGGAAATTTTAACGAAAAATATTTAAAACTTCCCGCTTGCGTTCTCACTACGGTGATGAAACATCACCAAAAATATTTTGCCTGTGTTGATGATGAGGGGAAATTGCTTTCTCGTTTTTTGGTGGTTTTGAATCGACCGGCTTTTGGGTGTCAGAAAATTATTCATGGGAATGAAAGAGTGTTGAAAGCTCGACTTGAAGATGCTTTGTTCTTTTTTACCGAAGACCAGAAAAAAAATTTAGAGCAAAGAACCAAATTCTTAAGAGGAATAGTTTTTCAAGAAGGATTAGGCACCATGTGGGAAAAAACACTGCGCTTAAAATTCTTAGTTAAACGATTGGGGGCTTGTTTCCCTGGCAATGAAGACTCTCTCACCCATTTAGACCGGGCTGCTCTTCTAGCCAAAGCCGATTTGACCTGTGAAATGGTTAAAGAATTACCGGAATTGCAGGGTCATATGGGAAAGGTTTATGCTCAATTAAACCATGAAAATGACGAAGTTGCCATTGCTATTAAAGAACAATACCTTCCCTCCCCTGGGCAGGAAGACTATCCGGAAACTTTTACCGGAAGTATTCTTTCCCTTGCTGATAAAATGGATAATATAGTTTCCAGTTTTTCTTTGGGGAGAGTACCCAGCGGTTCAACTGATCCTTTTGGATTAAGGAGACAAGCGCAGGGTATTTTTAATATTCTGTTAAACCGTCATTGGTATTCAAACTTGCGAGAATGGATTGGTTGGAACTTAGAAATTTTAAAAGAACAGGGATTTGTAAATCCCGATCCTTCGGTGATAGATGATGTAATTCAGTTTATTGTTGGCCGGTTTCGTTATTATTTATTGGAAACTGGAATGAATTATTCCATTATCAATGCAGTATTAAGTGCCTCTTGTAATGATATCTATGATATTTACCTGCGAATACATGTACTTCAAAAATTATTTGATAATAAAAGGAAATTTTTTGACGATATAATTACCGGCTTTTGTCGAGCCAACAACATCACCAAAAATTTTCAAGAACTTCCCTTAGTGGATACCAATCTCTTTGAAGAAGAAGTTGAACGCCAACTAAATAACACACTGCAAAGCGTAGAAAAAGATTTTTATCCAGCTATCCAACGAGGCGATTATATTTATGCCTGTGAATCTTTTTCAACCGTTATTCCGGTGCTCAACCGTTTTTTTGATGATGTGTTGGTTATGACCGAATCAGAATTAGTGCGCAACAATCGATTATCATTATTAAAAAAGATTGTTGAACTCTGGCAACCCATTGCCGATCTTTCTCAAATCGTTATTGAGGAGGAATCCAGGTGAGCTCCGAATTTTGTGATATTAAGACCAGTGATGATTTCAGTATATTTGTTGTTTCTGATGGAACGGGAAAAACTGCTTATTTAGCCGTACAAGCAGCACTTGCCCAATTTGATCTCCCTCGAGTTAAAATTTTACGGTTTGATCACGTAAAAAATAAAGAAGAAATATTTAGTATACTCGATATAACACGCCCTCAAAAGGATTTGGTGATTTATACTCTAGTCAACGATGATTTTGTCCAAGCACTAGTTTCTGAATCACTGCATCGTCGAATTTTAGTATTGGATTTGTTGGGCCCGATTGTTAATTCTATCCGGAAGCTATCGACTCGATCTCCCCGGGGAGAACCGGGTTTGCTTCATGGCTCCAATAGGGAATCAGTGGCAATTACTGAAGCTGTAGAATATGCACTGGCGGAAAGTACCGGAGTAAGTTTTTCTCGGCTTAATGAGGCACAAGTCATCATTCTTACCGTATGGTTTCCCCATCGTGACGATTGCATTTTGCAATTGGCAAAAAAGGGAATTAAATGTGGTTATATGATGCTTAACCCTGACCTTCCACTTCCACAGAACATGGAAGATATTTTGGGAAAAGACCCAGGGAAAATTGTCATCGGCTTTATAATGGAACCAGAACTTTTACAAAAGCTCCGTAATGAGCGCATTATGAACCTGGGTTTAAATTATATGGAATATAAAGCCAATCAAGAAGTTGTTCGACAAGAGATTAAATTTGCTCAAGACATATATCAAAAGTTAAATTGTCCGGTGATTGATATCACCAGTTTAAATAGTAAAGACATAATCAATCAGATTTTGCTTAAAATTCAAAAGCAAAGGGAGGAAGCAGAATGAAGAAGTACGTTTATTTTTTTGGTGAAGGCGATGCATCAATGAAGATGCTTTTGGGCGGAAAAGGTGCCAACCTTGCTGAAATGACCCGAATAGGTCTCCCCGTCCCTCCAGGATTTACCATTAGTACCGAAGCCTGTCATCATTATTACAAAAACAATGAAACATGGCCCGAAGGACTTGAAGAAGAGGTTAAAAAGAACTTAATTGAACTGGAAAAGAAGTCAGGAAAAAAATTTGGAGATCCAGTAAACCCGCTTTTAGTTTCAGTTCGTTCTGGCGCTCCGGCATCCATGCCAGGCATGATGGATACAGTTTTAAATTTAGGGTTGAATGAAAGCTCTCTTCAAGGTCTTGTTAAACTAACCGGTAATGAGCGCTTTGCCCTTGATTGTTACCGACGTTTTATCCAAATGTTCGGTGATGTGGTTATGGGTGTCGACCACGATAAATACGAAGAAATTCTCAGTGATGTAAAAAAACAGGTTGGTGTCAATCTCGATACCGATCTCACTGCTGAAGACTTAAAGGTAGTCATTTCACGATATAAAGAACTGTATAAAAAGGTGACTGGTGAAGATTTCCCTCAAGAGCCATTTGATCAATTAAAAAAATCCATCAATGCTGTTTTTAGTTCATGGAATAATAAAAGAGCTATCACCTACCGAAAGATCAATAAAATTCCTGAAAACTGGGGAACCGCAGTCAACGTTCAAATGATGGCTTTTGGTAATATGGGAAATGATTCGGGAACTGGCGTTGGTTTTACTCGCAATCCATCAACCGGTATAAAAGAATTCTATGGGGAATACTTGCTTAATGCTCAAGGTGAAGACGTGGTGGCTGGTATTCGAACTCCAAAACCAATTAAGGATATGGGGCAAGATCTTCCCGAGGACTTTGAAGAATTGAAGAAGATTTATTCTATATTAGAAGAACATTATCGGGATATGCAGGACTTTGAGTTTACAATTGAAAAAGGGAAGCTTTATATGCTTCAAACCCGAACCGGGAAACGAACCACCCAGGCGGCCATAAAAATAGCTGTAGACATGGTGAGTGAAGGATTAATTGATAAGAAAACAGCTGTAAAACGAATTGATCCGGCCTCTCTTAATCAACTCCTTCATCCCCAGATTGACCGAAGCGTTCCGTTGAGGGTTATCGCTAAAGGACTTCCAGCTTCACCTGGTGCAGCCAGTGGGAAGGTATATTTTGATGCTGATGACGCCGAACGGGAAGCCAATGAAGGAACTAAAGCTATTTTGGTTCGTCCTGAAACCACCCCTGATGATATTCATGGTGTCGTTGCTGCACAAGGGGTTTTAACCAGCCGAGGCGGAATGACTAGTCACGCTGCAGTAGTTGCTCGAGGAATGGGAAAACCCTGTGTTGCCGGTTGTGAAGCGGTAGTTATCGATCTCGATAAAAAACAATTTCAGGTTAATTCTTTGGTCGTCAAAGAAGGAGACTATATCAGTATCGATGGTGGGAAAGGCGAAGTCATTTTAGGACAAGCCAAAACCATTCCACCTCAACTTTCCGAAGATTTCCAAAAGCTTTTAGGTTGGGCTGATAGCATTCGAAAACTGGGTGTTCGTGCTAATGCCGATACACCAAATGATGCTCGTAAAGCGATCGAATTCGGTGCTGAAGGAATTGGTTTGTGTCGGACCGAGCATATGTTCATGGCACCCGATCGTTTACCAGCAGTACAGGAAATGATCATAGCTCAGAACGTTGAAGAACGAAAAAAAGCCTTGGCAAAAATTGAACCAATGCAAAAAGGTGATTTTAAAGAGATATTTAAGGTTATGGAAGGAAAACCAGTAACCGTTCGTTTAATCGATCCTCCTCTTCATGAATTTCTGCCTAAATTAGAGGATCTCTTGGTCGAAGTAACCACTTTACGGGTGAAAGGAATCAGTGGTTCTGAACTCGAGGAAAAAGAGAAGATGCTCAAGATCGTGCGTGGACTTCATGAAGTCAACCCGATGTTGGGTCTCCGCGGTTGCCGATTGGGAATAGTATATCCAGAAATTGTCGAGATGCAGGTTCGGGCAATCATCGAAGCAGCTTGTGAGCTCGACAAAGAAGGAGTAAAAGTTCTTCCAGAAATTATGATTCCATTGGTAGGTCACCAGAACGAGATCAAAATCCAAAAAGAAATTTTGGAAAAAGTAGCCAAAGAAGCTTTGGATCGACATCAGTCGAAAGTTCAGTATAAATTTGGAACCATGATTGAAATCCCTCGAGCAGCAGTAGTCGCCGATCAGATTGCTGAATACGCTGAGTTTTTCTCCTTTGGGACCAACGACTTAACCCAGATGACCTTTGGGTACAGCCGAGATGACGCTGAAGGCAAGTTCCTTTTCTTCTATGAAGAAAATGGTATTCTGCCCGAGGATCCTTTCCAATCCATTGATCTTGATGGAGTTGGTGAGTTAATGAAGATGGGTGTTCAAAAAGGGAGACAAGTCCGACCAGACCTCAAATGCGGGATCTGCGGTGAACATGGTGGTGATCCGAAGTCGGTTATGTTCTGTCATACTATTGGATTAAACTATGTCAGCTGTTCACCTTTCCGTGTTCCTTTGGCTCGTTTGGCAGCCGCTCATGCGGTAATCGAAGAAGAAGGAAAAGTGAAGGATACATCTAAGTTCGATAAGTAAACATAATTATTGAACCGAAATAAACCGGACTGGTATATACCAGTCCGGTTTTTCAGGTGATCGCTTGGAAATTGCTACGATCAAAAGATTTTGGGAAAACTGGGAAGCTCAAACCCTCTCGCCACTGGCAACTTTGAGTACCAAAAGCCGAGGTCGTGAGCACCCTGAAGAAGAATGTGAATTACGGAATTGCTTTCAAAGAGATCGTGACCGAATCATCCACAGCAAGTCTTTTCGACGACTCAAGCACAAAAGCCAGGTTTTTTTAAGTCCGGAAGGCGATCATTATCGTACCCGGCTTACCCACACCCTGGAAGTCTCGCAAATTTCTCGGACTATTGCTCGAGGGCTAAGGTTGAATGAAGACCTAACCGAGGCGATCAGCCTTGGTCATGATCTGGGGCATACCCCTTTTGGGCATGCCGGCGAGGAAGCCCTCCGGGAAATACATCCGGGAGGTTTTAAGCATAATGAACAAAGTTTACGAGTTGTTGAGTTTATCGAAAGAGATGGAAAAGGTCTAAATTTGACCTGGGAGGTGAGAGATGGTATCCTTCGGCATTCCAAGACCAGGGATTTAAATATGGAGAAAGTTTCCAAAGAAAATTTACCCCAAACCTTGGAAGGCCAAGTAGTTAGATGGTCAGATATGATAGCCTATGTAAACCACGATATCGATGACGCTATACGAGCTGGTGTTATCACTCAAGATGACCTTCCCCAGGATTGTTTAGAAGTTTTGGGGAAAAGCCATCGAGAAAGAATTAATCGAATGGTGAAAGACGTTATTCTTAACAGCGTTGAAAAATCTCCAGTGACCATGAGCATTCCAGTTCGGAACGCCACCCAGGAATTACGAAAGTTTCTATTTGATACGGTGTATTTTGGAGAATATCAACAGTTAGAAAGAGAAAAAGCGAAACGATTAATAAAAGA includes:
- the cdd gene encoding Cytidine deaminase, with the translated sequence MATVIVNRSSKEATLSRAVIKKIVDYVCELENREILGKLSIAFVSLDEIRALKKEFFHQNIDTDVISFFYGTEEPDEVWGEIIICPEKAREYANTYGTKYENEQKLLLIHGLLHILGYDDIDAKKKHIMETRQNYILEQFLTAEKRDLLVISAQKAQHYAYAPYSLFPVGAALETCDGKVIQGGNIENASLGLSVCAERVALFKAVSMGFATFTRLAVISSDQDYCLPCGACRQVLHEFAPHLEILAARQEGDYQVYILDELLPNPFQFNPEKGR
- the era gene encoding GTPase Era, translating into MEDRASFRSGFVTIWGRPNVGKSTLLNSILKYKITIVSDKPQTTRKNIKGILNHPDCQIVFIDTPGLHVPVDPLGEFLSNQWKSSLFDADCLLYLTNPGVSVDTDEIYLKEIRNFPHPVLLIVNKIDLFKKGTIQKTIHEFSQHFSFHDILEVSALTGVGLEQLIQKIRDLLPISPPYFDEEQISDVYERDIVGEMIREKVWHHIHQEVPYGVEVRVEEFKEKENLVSIRAIIYVEKDSHRKIIIGGKGSMIKRIGSDARKDLEEFFGVKVFLDLWVKTQLNWRKKPAVLRRWGYTIR
- the recO gene encoding DNA repair protein RecO, coding for MMKTGRYWKDQGIVLKSINFGELDRIVTLFTRKKGKINVIAKGARKVGNRFGPALDCPAISNFMFYNGRGMPVLSQAEIVDCHREIGKKTNQWVFANYLLFAIDRCYEPEESDERIFETVLFYLDLSTKCENFYILALKFRIDLIRFLGFLPRIRSCAVCGKPFKKIPQGWSVASGGMICEKCFSSIADIHYLPPNMMTLLAKLMTFSCASCLSIQLRENQFAYLDRFVSEYLTYHVGKKITEWKIFLERFQEAS
- the glyQ gene encoding Glycine--tRNA ligase alpha subunit, translated to MENISRAFSRSKLTPIKATDILIPWCVFWVGDDTIYFQDIILTLSQFWKKNGCIIQQPYDIEVGAGTMNPATFLRVIGPEPWGVAYCEPSRRPADGRYGENPNRLYQHYQYQVIIKPSPSDIQDIYLNSLYELGINPAEHDIRFVEDNWESPTLGAWGLGWEVWLDGMEITQFTYFQQAGGLDLKPISVEITYGLERITMYLQEKENVFDIQWNEILTYGDVRWQEEREHSIYSFEHNGTDILFKLFESYEKEAQRLLEREMVMPAYDYILKCSHTFNLLDSRGGISVLERSQYMGRIRQLANQCARLYYQQREKMGFPWLKKSN
- the glyS gene encoding Glycine--tRNA ligase beta subunit; this encodes MTDKRDFLLEVGVEELPSSLIPSIFEETKSRFIEKLKESRLHYEDLYLVGTPRRVALIIKGLQEHQEPLIMKVKGPAAKVGFSPDGKALQPALAFARAQGIDPQDLFIKETERGKYVFGKKVRVGQPTKEVLIQICPIILRSLNFPRSMLWGEGNYRFVRPIRWLVALFGEDEIPFSVAGVSASRFTHGHRFLSKNSQVLHKSTDYIPVLGSLKVIVDPAQRRTMIEEALDREAKKIGGHWLKDEGLINEVTFLVEYPDAALGNFNEKYLKLPACVLTTVMKHHQKYFACVDDEGKLLSRFLVVLNRPAFGCQKIIHGNERVLKARLEDALFFFTEDQKKNLEQRTKFLRGIVFQEGLGTMWEKTLRLKFLVKRLGACFPGNEDSLTHLDRAALLAKADLTCEMVKELPELQGHMGKVYAQLNHENDEVAIAIKEQYLPSPGQEDYPETFTGSILSLADKMDNIVSSFSLGRVPSGSTDPFGLRRQAQGIFNILLNRHWYSNLREWIGWNLEILKEQGFVNPDPSVIDDVIQFIVGRFRYYLLETGMNYSIINAVLSASCNDIYDIYLRIHVLQKLFDNKRKFFDDIITGFCRANNITKNFQELPLVDTNLFEEEVERQLNNTLQSVEKDFYPAIQRGDYIYACESFSTVIPVLNRFFDDVLVMTESELVRNNRLSLLKKIVELWQPIADLSQIVIEEESR
- the yqfL gene encoding putative pyruvate, phosphate dikinase regulatory protein, with amino-acid sequence MSSEFCDIKTSDDFSIFVVSDGTGKTAYLAVQAALAQFDLPRVKILRFDHVKNKEEIFSILDITRPQKDLVIYTLVNDDFVQALVSESLHRRILVLDLLGPIVNSIRKLSTRSPRGEPGLLHGSNRESVAITEAVEYALAESTGVSFSRLNEAQVIILTVWFPHRDDCILQLAKKGIKCGYMMLNPDLPLPQNMEDILGKDPGKIVIGFIMEPELLQKLRNERIMNLGLNYMEYKANQEVVRQEIKFAQDIYQKLNCPVIDITSLNSKDIINQILLKIQKQREEAE
- the ppdK gene encoding Pyruvate, phosphate dikinase — translated: MKKYVYFFGEGDASMKMLLGGKGANLAEMTRIGLPVPPGFTISTEACHHYYKNNETWPEGLEEEVKKNLIELEKKSGKKFGDPVNPLLVSVRSGAPASMPGMMDTVLNLGLNESSLQGLVKLTGNERFALDCYRRFIQMFGDVVMGVDHDKYEEILSDVKKQVGVNLDTDLTAEDLKVVISRYKELYKKVTGEDFPQEPFDQLKKSINAVFSSWNNKRAITYRKINKIPENWGTAVNVQMMAFGNMGNDSGTGVGFTRNPSTGIKEFYGEYLLNAQGEDVVAGIRTPKPIKDMGQDLPEDFEELKKIYSILEEHYRDMQDFEFTIEKGKLYMLQTRTGKRTTQAAIKIAVDMVSEGLIDKKTAVKRIDPASLNQLLHPQIDRSVPLRVIAKGLPASPGAASGKVYFDADDAEREANEGTKAILVRPETTPDDIHGVVAAQGVLTSRGGMTSHAAVVARGMGKPCVAGCEAVVIDLDKKQFQVNSLVVKEGDYISIDGGKGEVILGQAKTIPPQLSEDFQKLLGWADSIRKLGVRANADTPNDARKAIEFGAEGIGLCRTEHMFMAPDRLPAVQEMIIAQNVEERKKALAKIEPMQKGDFKEIFKVMEGKPVTVRLIDPPLHEFLPKLEDLLVEVTTLRVKGISGSELEEKEKMLKIVRGLHEVNPMLGLRGCRLGIVYPEIVEMQVRAIIEAACELDKEGVKVLPEIMIPLVGHQNEIKIQKEILEKVAKEALDRHQSKVQYKFGTMIEIPRAAVVADQIAEYAEFFSFGTNDLTQMTFGYSRDDAEGKFLFFYEENGILPEDPFQSIDLDGVGELMKMGVQKGRQVRPDLKCGICGEHGGDPKSVMFCHTIGLNYVSCSPFRVPLARLAAAHAVIEEEGKVKDTSKFDK